In Opitutales bacterium, the following proteins share a genomic window:
- a CDS encoding NAD(P)/FAD-dependent oxidoreductase, with protein MLTPEDQIENSPKLAALTDRVRREIGYFSYYTKPWVKQAMHPSGERVYDVAVIGAGQNGLGIFHGLKQNGISNTLIIDENPMQAAGNFAQYDRMLSLRTPKDLTGLDFGLASLTFRSFWEALHPGDAWTSLEKVSRAEWDAYLKWYRSTLEIPVRYEHRLVRLERETPQMLRLVVEGGQGGELQFFARAVVFATGFQAEAIKRLPMDVIGDTDRAHWAHSADSIDFAALWQKRVAILGHGAGSFDAAAMALEAKALSAMVCYRRPSMPRVNPFRRLELAGLMGNFNELDEETRWKIVWLVSHRDQPAPELAMKRVRGLAGFSVRSGVGWKRIERSNDGLQLTLSNGEKLVVDFAIFATGFERRPLERPELASLASEIARWEDFTPPKGYASGALKRYPRHGRGYELLPKGSAPDQLVSHIFNFGFSSGLDHGPHITSISGIHFSLQRVVDGVRGLLTKLDEDAYFEDFAINPPPEAYLEAYPDIIGES; from the coding sequence ATGCTCACTCCTGAAGACCAGATTGAAAATAGCCCGAAGCTTGCTGCTCTAACAGACCGGGTGCGTCGAGAGATCGGCTACTTTAGTTACTATACAAAACCCTGGGTAAAACAGGCGATGCATCCCAGTGGAGAGCGCGTCTATGACGTGGCCGTTATCGGTGCGGGGCAAAATGGCTTGGGAATCTTCCATGGGCTCAAACAAAACGGCATATCGAACACTCTGATTATCGATGAGAACCCGATGCAGGCTGCAGGTAACTTCGCGCAATACGATCGGATGCTGAGCCTCCGTACGCCGAAGGATCTGACCGGTTTAGACTTCGGCTTAGCGAGTCTCACGTTCCGGAGTTTCTGGGAAGCGCTTCATCCGGGGGACGCGTGGACATCGTTGGAGAAGGTGTCACGCGCAGAGTGGGATGCTTATTTGAAATGGTATCGGTCGACTTTGGAGATTCCCGTGCGGTATGAACATAGATTGGTCCGTCTCGAGCGCGAGACTCCCCAGATGCTGCGGCTCGTTGTTGAGGGCGGGCAAGGAGGAGAACTGCAATTCTTTGCCCGTGCTGTTGTTTTCGCCACAGGCTTTCAAGCCGAGGCGATCAAGCGGCTGCCGATGGATGTTATCGGAGATACGGATCGCGCTCATTGGGCTCACAGTGCGGACTCAATAGATTTTGCGGCTCTTTGGCAAAAGCGTGTGGCAATTCTGGGGCATGGAGCGGGCTCGTTTGACGCGGCGGCGATGGCTCTCGAAGCCAAAGCGCTTTCTGCAATGGTTTGTTATCGTCGTCCATCTATGCCGCGTGTGAACCCATTTCGCAGACTGGAGCTCGCAGGCTTGATGGGGAATTTTAATGAACTTGATGAGGAGACCCGCTGGAAGATTGTCTGGTTGGTGAGCCATCGAGACCAACCGGCTCCGGAGCTCGCAATGAAACGTGTGCGAGGTTTGGCAGGGTTTTCAGTGAGATCGGGAGTTGGATGGAAGCGAATCGAGCGCTCGAATGATGGCTTGCAGCTGACCCTATCCAACGGTGAAAAGCTTGTTGTTGATTTCGCAATATTCGCTACAGGTTTTGAGCGTCGACCGCTTGAGAGGCCAGAGCTGGCGTCATTGGCATCTGAAATTGCGAGATGGGAGGACTTTACACCTCCAAAGGGTTATGCATCTGGGGCACTGAAGCGATATCCACGTCACGGGCGAGGGTATGAACTCTTACCGAAGGGATCTGCACCAGACCAGCTCGTGTCGCATATTTTCAATTTTGGCTTCAGTTCTGGGCTCGATCATGGGCCTCATATCACATCGATCAGTGGGATACACTTTTCATTGCAGAGAGTTGTAGACGGCGTGCGAGGTCTGTTAACCAAGCTGGATGAAGATGCTTACTTCGAGGACTTCGCGATCAATCCGCCTCCAGAAGCATATTTGGAAGCCTACCCCGATATAATTGGTGAATCATGA
- a CDS encoding uracil permease — protein sequence MTAPSNETNEEPSLTSWKTYAVGIQMLFVAFGALVLIPILVGMHPSIALFTAGAGTLLFTFITRGQIPVFLASSFAFLAPMSISLEKYGYGATFCGMFSVGIVYAILAIAIAYFGPGFIKRILPPIVTGPVIMVIGLGLAPTAASMAVSSAGSSDFSGIALIVSFSTAGTAIAMALNKNRTLNLLPILIAIIVGYLVSIPFGLVDFKPVIEAAPIQWPWTSASAAGTFEWMEFSLPAILLFIPVSIVPAVEHFGDILAVQSVTKKDYLKEPGLHRTILGDGVATALAAALGGPPNTTYSEVTGAIALTGAYSTRFMRIAAVTSIVLSFVGILGAFLQTIPTPVMGGILILVFGMIGSIGLKTMIAGKVDFEEPKNYIIFAVIMMIGVGQLTIELGDFIISGVGLAAILGILLNAVLPSKVSQSAA from the coding sequence ATGACCGCGCCTAGTAACGAGACCAATGAAGAGCCCAGCCTAACGTCATGGAAAACGTATGCAGTGGGCATCCAAATGTTATTCGTCGCGTTTGGAGCCCTGGTCCTGATTCCGATTTTAGTCGGCATGCATCCCTCCATTGCACTGTTTACCGCCGGCGCCGGCACACTATTGTTCACGTTTATTACTCGCGGTCAGATCCCTGTTTTTCTGGCGAGTTCGTTTGCTTTTCTTGCACCCATGTCGATCTCCCTGGAGAAATATGGCTATGGTGCCACATTTTGTGGGATGTTCTCTGTCGGCATTGTCTACGCGATTTTGGCAATCGCCATTGCTTACTTTGGGCCGGGCTTCATAAAACGCATCCTACCTCCCATTGTCACGGGGCCGGTGATCATGGTGATCGGACTCGGGCTCGCGCCGACTGCAGCATCGATGGCGGTTAGCAGCGCTGGGTCGAGTGATTTCAGCGGCATCGCGCTGATTGTCTCTTTCTCAACTGCAGGCACTGCAATCGCGATGGCTTTAAACAAGAATAGGACTCTAAACCTGCTGCCGATTTTAATCGCCATTATTGTCGGCTATCTTGTTTCCATTCCATTCGGCTTAGTCGACTTCAAGCCAGTCATCGAAGCGGCACCCATTCAGTGGCCTTGGACCTCAGCCAGTGCAGCCGGCACCTTCGAATGGATGGAGTTTTCGCTTCCAGCGATTTTGTTATTTATCCCTGTCTCAATCGTTCCCGCAGTCGAACACTTTGGTGATATTTTGGCTGTCCAATCCGTCACGAAAAAAGACTATCTCAAAGAGCCCGGCTTACACCGTACAATTCTGGGGGATGGCGTAGCTACAGCCCTCGCCGCGGCTCTCGGCGGACCGCCGAATACCACTTACTCGGAAGTAACAGGCGCGATCGCTCTCACCGGAGCCTATTCCACGCGATTCATGCGCATCGCCGCAGTCACGTCTATCGTCTTATCCTTCGTGGGCATACTAGGAGCATTTCTCCAAACCATACCCACGCCAGTCATGGGTGGGATCCTTATCCTCGTATTTGGAATGATTGGATCCATTGGATTGAAGACCATGATCGCTGGTAAAGTAGACTTTGAAGAGCCAAAGAACTATATCATCTTCGCCGTCATCATGATGATTGGAGTCGGCCAACTCACAATCGAACTAGGCGACTTCATTATCAGCGGCGTCGGCCTCGCTGCCATACTCGGCATCCTCCTGAATGCAGTCCTACCCTCGAAGGTGTCGCAATCAGCGGCTTAG